The Megalops cyprinoides isolate fMegCyp1 chromosome 11, fMegCyp1.pri, whole genome shotgun sequence genomic sequence ATCAGTGTTTCTCTGTTGGATCCAGTCTAATCGAGAATCAAGTGGTGTGTACTGTAAATCAGATTAAGTAGATCATCGTTTTGTCAGCACACAAATAAGGTTACCACAAATGAGCTTTGTAATAGGATTTCCCCTCTCATCCCATTTCAGCTTGCTTGCTGCATTAGTGACCACTGGTAATTGCAATCGATCGTGTTCGCTGTCATACAAAACAAGATTTTTACTCAATTTGCAGCTCTCGGACACAGACCAATAGTTTGATGTCAGGAAAATCCATGCTTAGAAAGGATGTAGTTTTTGCCATTCAGATTATAAAGTTTAGCTGATGGAAAAACCATTTTActctcatatttacatttagtgaTGTAGAAAGCTTAGATGCTTACAgtattgtatatttaaattttttgcaGCATCAGTTTAACCAGTGGCAGGCAAAGCATGGATAGTTAACGAGTGAAGAGGGTTACTTTATATTGCTTTTAATTGATATACTTGCAGAGTGTGACATCAGTGCCCTTTATGCATTGAACACACTGTTTCAACTAAGAAAAGGCTGACACCAGCTCTGCTGTAGTTTCTACCAAGCGTTTAAATCTAAGGATTGGCCCTCCCAGAATGTGAAGTGTGTGCCCCCTCTCCATATATTTTATTCTCCTCTCATCGCAGTTTGATATGAAGAACCAGCGCACCTTTTTAAGACGGACGAGGTACGAGGGGCTTCTGCAGGACGATCTCTTCGTGGGCAGCCGGGTGAACATTTTCTCCCGCCAGCTCAACCTGGTTGGGTACGGGGATCAGTACACTGCTAGCAAGCTGGGCAGCAAGAAAGAAAGGTAAACTTTCCACGGATAGGCTCCTTCATATCCCAGTGGAGCTAATACATCACTGGGGCACAAGCACCTCCTATGCTGACTGGTTCATTGAATGGATTTGACATACATTGGGAACTAGTCTGAAAGTCTTGAACACATGTAGGTTGAAGGGACAGGCTTGAAAATGTAGGCTGGGTGATGGGTGACAGCTTTTCTTTGAGCTTCAGACCCACCTGCCAATATGTACCAGACTACATCAAAGCGTGGGATAAGCAGGCGAATCTTCACTGTGAGTCAGCAGCTTACCCTCTCGTTTGTCCTTCATGTGTTTCCCACTGCTTCGGCTGGAATGAAGAGGGCCACACACTTAATTGATCTCCAGCCTAACCTTTCTTTCAGCAGCTGAAATTACTTCTCCTAATGCCCGCAGGAGAACAAGCTGAGGGGGAGACAGccaatttattttctgcatggCAAACCTGAGAATCGGACGCAAATTACTGCACAAAGGAATTTACCTCCTGcctctttcattttcatgatttgAGTGAAAGGGCTCAGCGTCACCTCTGAAAGATCATCCACATTAGCCAATTTATCAAGGTGCCTCTTGTAATGAGACATAATGAAGTGAAATGGCTGGGTCATTATAGCTCGCTCTCTGTTTTCACGCAGCTCCTTAAAACGAGATGTGAGAATGAGGACATGGGTAACATTTCGGAACGCCTGCCAGAAAACCACTGGGCTCTTTGCCGTGTGAAACGGCACAAACGTCCAAAAATGTGCCATGTAATGGCCTTTTAACGTTTCCCGGCTTTGCAACCTTACCTCATTGGGCCAAAACACAGCCCTACAAATTAATGAGTCCCCTAACGTTGGGGACTAGAAAATGCTGATTTTAACAAGCAGAACTGAGAAAGAAGGCCTTGTTACACTTGAGGAAAGACATGCTCATGCTTAGAAGTATTTATAtgctgaagcactgctgttgctcATGAAGGGAAATGTTGAAACTATGGGTGTGTACGCAAATGCATGTAGAATTAGGACGTTGATTTCTATCCTGTCTTTGAGTTCTGCAGCATATGTGAGCATCAATCCAGGTTTCAGAGTGGATGTAAATGGATTCCCAATGTGGGACAGGAAGTTCTGGCTTTTACTCTGCACACAAGATGAGGAACTTTTGAATAGACTCATTGAAACTAGAGTTGCGGTGCTTGTTGATAAATATCAGTTTAcaccagcactgcactgagGTGCTAGTCTTTATACTGTGTAAGTGCAAAAATCTAAAATGCTCTGATAAGAAACACAGATTTTCAGGCATTGTTGTGATGACACGAAAATAACAGTGAGCTAGTGCAGGAACAGCTCCCTGCGATTACTTTTgcatgattatgattatgacaCATTATCAAACGTGAGGAACTGCATCATGTATTGCACTGACCACATTGAATAATAAGACTGGATTGTACTGTACATAGTAACAGTGCAAGAAATCACCCCTtgacatacatttcatttgtgaacATCAACCGTGAATGAAGGTTACTGTAGAAGGTCGCTGGCTCCGGCTCTGAGCTTTTTGGAAGGACCGTTCTTTTTGAAcctcatttaattattttagtaACCATTTTTTAATGATGCAGGTCCCATATACCATGAAGGTCACTGTTAACAAAAGCATTGCGGCTTTGCACAGATACGGAAATTAATTCCTTGTTTATGTTCTCATATCAGTGTGTTGGCTGCTGGGGTCTTAAATCCGTTTTGCTCAGAGCTAAATATTCACGGGACATAATGGTTGAGACGGGCCTTGATGCTCAGGGCGATTTATTTGTGTTCAGAGCTGGTGCCTGATCAGGATGGCTCACACGCTACAACTCCACATGATGCTACTGTGATGAATGCTAAACACTCCACATCTCTCACGCTGTCCTCTGTGCATCAGGGAttgcctccctccccccatcttGGTACCTTTTTTCCAATATATGTTATTTCTTTTCGCTCTGTTTTCAGAACTCTCGCTATGATAAAGCCAGATGCTGTGACCAAGATGGGGGAGATCACCCAGATGATTTATGATGCAAACCTGATCATAACCAAAGCCAAGATGACAAAGTTGTCATGGTAAGAAAACACGTTTGATAAAGTAAAAGGTAACGTGTGTGACAGTCATTGTTCTGTAAATGTACGTAATTATACAAAATCCTCAGGGTTTTTCACCAAATTCAAAGCATTGTCTACAGCAAGGACAAACCTTCTCATTGTGGCTTACATTTCCTGTTGGGAATCACACAAATGGAAGGGTCTGGCTCTGACGAGAACACCACAGACAGATGGGATTACCAGAGTAAACTGGGCGTGTCAGCAACCCCTGTGCTGTTAATGCCATGCAGCAAACATACTGTTAAACAGAaacaactgctttttttcttttgatgctTTCATATGTAGCAAACATGTTGAGTTTAAATTGAAGGTGTTTTATATTCACGTCCGATGCCTTCATCAAATCACATTTAGAGTGCCGCATTCAATTCGACACCCCACACAATaagaaggagacagacagaaaagagcaGCTGCTCCCTGCTATCAAACAAGCTGTGAAGAAAAGGCTAAGACATTCAGTCTTTTTCATCAATTTTAGTTGTTCTATTTGGTTAATCTCTTCTTCGGTGAAAAAGACTCACGTGGGACTTCATTGAGTTTTGGAAGGTATTAAACTAGTTTAAGGTATATTTCACACTGATGctagggagttttttttttcctcacagagaGTTGTCAGTGTGTTGTATATCATTCACTGACCTCCACTGGAAGTGGATGTGGAATATTTAAGACCAGGCttggcacagagacagatgcacTGTAGCCTAACAAGCCTAGATGGCCTAAGTGGCCTCTTTTCATGGTTAAactttattatgttattattagtCCGGGAATCTTATTCCAGTGTGAAAGCATGAGACTGCCTGTAAATGGAAGCCGTCCAAGGAAGGTGATAATGTGTACATATTAACCACACATTTGTTAGAAACGTTGCCTGACTGCTGTGTTATCTTATCAAAAGAATTACTGTATACTGCGGTGAAGATGGCAATGAGGTGCGCTGCCATGCCACTTTCCATTCTTTAGCATGCCCTTTGGGCTCCTTGAAAGACCTCCCCACAGATGCCAGCAGCTTTGTATCTTGGAAACGCCTGCAAGAATCAGTGAATGACATGCAATAGCTTCACATGCTTTCGGGGCTCTTGGCTCCTTAGACCGCGCTGGCAAACACAAACCCTGCGCTGTTGTAATGGGGTCGTCGTTATGCTAACGGACTCCAATGAGGGAAACGTGGGGATGAAGCACCGGTTGCCCTGGGAAACCACGCGGCACTAATGGCCCCAATACCACAAAATCCACTTTTTATAGCACACACAGTGGAATTGCGagttatttatttctgcttcGTGTTGGGAAGTAGATGAGCCTAAGTGCTGTTAGTTTCTGAGCAGATTGATTTTCAGCCGGGCTTTTAAACAGTCACATTTCAGAGAATATTGTTTGATTGTTAGTTGGTTTTAGACTGTTGATTTTTAGGTTGTGTTTGCTTGACATTTTTCATGAGCTTTACGAACTGGCGTACAATGTATTTACTTCATTTGTGTTTATAAAGAGGTCATACCACTCAGGTTTTTCTAATGTGAAGCAAACTGAATATTGATCACAGAACACGTCCTGGAGCCCAGAAACTGTCATGCCGGGTGCAGTATGATCTCATTGTAGGATCAGACTGATGAGCTCTTGCTGAACTCCCGTTCGTTAAGAACCTCTGATACCCTTAGAGGAAGCACAGACTGTGTTACACAGCCTTATATCTACAGCAGTCAGTGCAGATGAAATAAGCAAAAAATATCCAGAGGCTTTTCCGCATATCAATTCGTCCTCTGAAGATGAATGTGAAACCAAAAACAATTATGGTATTACTCCATTGTCTGGACTTTTTTAATTCTGGAAAATTGCCTCCTGGAAGTTGCAGACTTGGTTAAAGAGTGCAAGAATCCCTTGTCCTGGGACCAGTCTGTGTTTCCAGTGACAGCAGATGGTGGCAGCAGTACTCCACACAATGCAGGGTCAACAAGCACCCAGAGAAACAGACTTGCTCTTTCAGACTAACgaatgcatggaaaaaaaaaaaagttttctgtgGAACCCAACGGAGAGATAATGTTAGGTTTAGGGAGCCATTGTAGATCTGGTCCCTTTCATAGATGGCCTCTGGGAGAAGccctgtggctctgtgtttCCCAGAGGATCCTCTGCTCGGCTAACACCCTAATCCACCTCACACTCTGCAGGAGATGCTTATCCAGCAGCACCATGGCCGCTGTGGGTCACTCAGCGGCCATCAGTGTTTCTTAAGGCTACCGCACCAAGAATGCCCATAATGCATGTTTTACTGCCATGCAAGGAAAAACCCAGAGTCTGTGAATGTGCAGTACTGCATATTATTGCGAATGTGTCACAGCACTTGTAATTGTGAGGGATGTATGTGGTTATCTCTGCTGGAATCAGAAGAGTGGGGAGAGTAAGGAAGTTAAAGTGTTGATACACAGAACTCACAAAACTTGCATGAAACTTGTAATTAGACACAAGTGGTTAACCAAGTCTGCTCAGGTAGTACCATGAGCAGAGCAGTAATAATGATACTAATAATACTCTTAATACTAATGATACTTTTACTCTAAGTACTGCACATAAGCACAGATACAGACATGTCTCCAGTGATAAAATTGCGTAACTTGTGACTTTGTTAGAGAAACACTGAGTATTTGTAGTGGGAATTAGTAGGGGGTGTGGTCTTCATTAATTTCAGGGATTTTCCATGAGTTGATCAGATATGggtaatgtatatttttagaTCCAGACAGCTCAATATCATTTCAGTGATGCATTACGTGGAAACTGCTGAGCGTTGTCATGTACTATGGGCTATATGATGCTGTCTTTTCAGTTACTTTCGAAATAGCTGACTTTAAAAGTGCCTTCGATGGAATAGTCtgataaatggaaaaagtcaGTGGGATACATGTCTTTATGATTCCATGTGATAAGGTTTTTGTTTCCAGTGTTAATCTGCCATCCATCTTTGGGGGTAGTGGGAAATAATGAAATCATTGTCATGCTTTATAGGCAGTGAAATACGTGTGACAGGGCTATTTGGATTCTTCCCATGATTGTTTCCATGAGTAACTCTGAAAGAAATTCAACAATCCATTTCATTTAGCCAGATAATACAGTACTTACAATTCAAACAAGTACAAGACAATGTCAGGCACAATGGTATATTCTCTGTCATCCATTTCACTTTGTGattctaaaatgtattataaataaaatgccttGCCCTTAATCTAGCATCCGGTTCTGAATatttattacacattattttgGCATTTGTAGGTCAGCTAAATTGGCAAAGGATGAATCTATTCCTCTGTTATCCTGGTTGTCTAGGAAGAATAGAGCCTGTGGTGAAGTCCCAGCCAGTCTGGATATCTGCAGTGCTTGCACTTATTCAGATCTCTCTGAAAGAGCGAGTGGAATCTGCTCATGGAAGCTGTGTCCTGTGAAAGAGGGAAGCGTCATTAGATGTGTGTGAAATCCTTGCTAATGAAGTGACTGGAGACTGGTGCAGTATTGCTGTATCAGCTGAAGGTGACTGTCTACACAGAGACTCCTGGACTCCCCTTCATCACTGATTAACTGTCTTGTGCTCACGCGTCTCTTACAGGAAACAGGCGGCGGACTTTTACTCGGAACATCAGTCAAAGTCTTTCTTCAAGTGAGTGCTTCCCTGGGTAAATGATTGACAGTCGTGTGGAGCCGCTGGATGCGGTGTGAAGGAGGCTCTGAAATCCTTGCCACCGGCATCAGCACTCTTGTGACATTGCTGTGACTTTGCAGCGCGGTCACAACACCCATTCGAGCAGGGAGAACATTGTGCTGCTTTAGAGCCTTGCCAGTACGTGAAAACTGAGATAATGTGCTGTCAAGAAACTCATTAAAGGTGGTAATAAAAAGCGGGAACTTCATAAATGACGTCTTAAAATTTCACGGGGTCTTGAAATTGATGCAGCATTATGTGAGACTAGTTATAGTAAGTGACTATAGTAAGTAGCTTATTTGTGGATATTATAGTTTACTGTGTGTTTAATAAATCAGTGTGAACCAACATCTTAGCCTAACATATGGACTGGAAAGAAAATATTAGTAATTCCAGTTCATAAGAATTTATCATCTCggctgaataaattaataaccaTGTCCTTTGTAAGGTGGCTTTGCTTATGAAGAAATGAATCTAGTTTGGTCGAAGTTCACAAAGGGAATTGTAAATGTGTGCTGCTTTTGGATTTGTAATGAGTGACTTAACAGCTTAACACCCTAGACTgaaggctgtgctgctgctctttgGAACCTGGCTTCCTGAGTGATGTCTTTCTTGTCCTCAGTAATCTCATACAGTTTGTGACCTCCGGCCCTGTCGTTGCCATGGAGGTCATGGGTGATGAGGCAGTGTCGACCTGGCGGAAGATCCTGGGCCCGACAGATTCGGGTTTGGCTCGCAAAGATGCCAGGCAAAGCCTACGGGCCCAATTTGGCACGGACGGTACTAAAAACGCAGCACATGGGTCGGACTCACTGGCGTCGGCAGCACGGGTGGGTAGACCTCTCCTCAGCTCAAGGACAGGGCCTGAGGCCTTCTGAGAGAATACTTAGAACAAATGTCCACAGGCCTTGCTGAAAGCAACATCCTCTGCCAGTGCCCAAGCAGAAGTAACAAAAGCTAAAATAGCTGCTAGCTCTTAAGTAAGAgtgaaacatttacacatgaaaGGGACTTGTGTGAAAATCTGCTATTCAATGTATACAATGTCACATATTCATTTGCCCCTCATAGTTTCTCTATTGTCAAGCAAGCATCAGCTTTTTATAACTAGGTTTTGCCTTGTTTTGGCTGTTGTAGGAGCTGGAGTTTTTCTTCCCATCCACCACGGGTCATGGCCCCTCCAACACAGCGACGTACACAGACTGCACGTGTTGCATCATCAAGCCACATGCCATCTCCGAAGGTACGCCCCTTCACATCAAAGCCCCTTTCCTTCAGCTGTGCCATAAATCACACGGTGTTTCACTCAGTCCACGCTCTTAAAGGCAGGAGACAGTGAGACGTGAATGGGATAATCcgtgttgtgttcattttgttggtAACATCACACAGCCTCACTGTGTTCACTGTGCCTTGATTGCGGCTCCCCGGGCAGGACGGAGGCTGTACTTTTCCACTTGAGGGACAGCGGTACACTCTGGCGTGCTGACATTAAACACTGAGGCACGGGGTCTTCTCCCACTCAACAGCCCAGTGAAAGGGGCCTTTGTAGTGTCCGCTTGTCAGATGGTAGCACGTTCAATGACACACATGCTAGTCATTCACTGAAAGAATTGAAAGTATTTAAGCGGTAAGAGTAATTACCTCCGTGTTACCTTCATTTGCCATTCTTGTCTGTGCCAAGAttcttttgtgcctttttttaaacactttttaaatcacttttatATTGCTCATCTTTTTCAGATGACTCTTGTGTCTCAATGAGTGCTGCATTAGCTGTGGTTTCAACTACATGTGGctgtaaatacaatatttgcTATTTACTTAGATATGGGGTTAATTGGTTTCCAGCATCATTAGGTTGCACCTACCCTACTATGATGGTAGCcttgtggtgcactgtgggacctgTCTTGAAAAATAGTCATGGTATGTGTTTAGTGTAACGGAGGATCAAAATTGTCTTTCCCTGCTTTCCTGTGTGGGTTCAGTGGTTGTTGCTGGAGTGTTGAAGAGCTTACATGTATAATTGGTGACTACTAAAAAAAATAGGTGGTAAAAGGGGAACAAGTTCagaatataaataacaaaaaaggttAAGAAGAAATGGAGTACGGCTTTTCACCGCTGTCTGTAGAAGTGCTTTCTCCATTGTCATCCCCTACtggtccccctctctctctctcttactccctccctccctgctctctccattTTCAGTCTAATCCCCTCATAGTATTCCTTGTGTTCTCTAACTGCTTGCCCCCTTTTCTGCTCCTGTCCAGCCCTTGTTGTGCTCTGCTCTGAAGAGTGTGCGTCACTCGCAAAGCCGCGGCATATTTGTTACCAAATTTCCCTCCGGATTGTTCCCAAATCCCGGGCCTGATCCGTGTTGGCTGGGCATGCCGCCGGAGCACTGGCCTGTGAAATGTGCACAATCCCCTGAACCCGGGCAGACCTGCGGCAGCTCTCTCACAAAGCCGCGGCCGGGTGACTGTGAGACTCTCTGAGAAGAGGGGAAATGACCAGTCGCTCCCATTAGTCTGCAGTGTTGACTCCACAAACAGGCACTGTCCAATAGTCACCGGTCATATATATGGTAGGTGATGCCACTGTGAAGGGAAGTCGAGATGACATCAGAGAAGAGAAGGGGTCAGAGGGATAAGTTTACAATGACAGCCAATGTTCGCTTCTGTGTGGGACATATTAAAGgtatttcacacacagctcagtttACGTATAGCCTATGGTTTAAAGAAAAGCAAactctgttttttatttttccccctgaTTTAGAATTGCTGACAAGGTAGGATGTTGAGAGAACAAGAAATTACTGTACTTCTC encodes the following:
- the nme7 gene encoding nucleoside diphosphate kinase 7, which codes for MEERFAFLAEWYDPTAALLRRYQLLFYPKDSSVEMFDMKNQRTFLRRTRYEGLLQDDLFVGSRVNIFSRQLNLVGYGDQYTASKLGSKKERTLAMIKPDAVTKMGEITQMIYDANLIITKAKMTKLSWKQAADFYSEHQSKSFFNNLIQFVTSGPVVAMEVMGDEAVSTWRKILGPTDSGLARKDARQSLRAQFGTDGTKNAAHGSDSLASAARELEFFFPSTTGHGPSNTATYTDCTCCIIKPHAISEGLTGGILASITAAGFEISALQMFSVDRANAEEFFEVYKGVVDEYSSMVSELCSGPCMALEIRGTEAPRTFREYCGPADPEIARHLRPSTLRAQFGRNKVQNAVHCTDLPEDGILEVQYFFKILDG